Genomic DNA from Haloplanus sp. HW8-1:
GGTATCGTCAGTTCGAACCAGCAGGACACCGTCGAGTTCATGCACGACTTCTTCTCGACGCGCGACCTCTTCTGGCCGACCTACGGGCGCGATCCGACGATCCGGAGTCTGGATCGCAAGAAGCCCGAACCCTACTACCTCCGACGGGCGCTCGCGGACCTGGACGTGACCGACGCGCTGTTCGTCGGCGACAGCGAGTCCGACGTGCTCGCGGCCGAGGCCGCCCACCTCGACGCCGCCTTCCTCCGCCGACCCCACCGCGAGTCCTACGACCTCTCGGTCCGCCCGACCTACGAACTCGACGGGTTATCCGACCTCCTCGGCATCGACGCCGTGCCGACCCGCGGCGGGGCGTGAGCGCGGCACCGAGGCTATCCGTCTGCGGTCCCAACGATTCGGTATGGCCGAAAACGACCGATCCCTCGCGGACCTCTCGGACGACGAGTGGCGCGACCGACTGAGCGACGACGAGTATCACGTCCTCCGCGAGCGCGGGACGGAGCCCAAGTTCAGCGGCGACTATCTCGACCGCGAGGACGACGGGGCCTACACCTGTGCGGGGTGTGGGGCGGCCCTCTTCGACGCCGACACCAAGTTCGGCTCCGGTACCGGGTGGCCGAGCTTCTACGACGCCGTTGAGGGGGCCGTGGAACTCGAGACGGACACCCGGCACGGCATGCAGCGAACGGAGGTCGTCTGTGCCCGGTGTGGCGGCCACCTCGGGCACGTCTTCGAGGACGGCCCGGAGCCGACGGGCGAACGCTACTGCATCAACTCCGTCGCCCTCGATTTCGACCCCGAGGACTGACGCCGACTACCGCTCCCCTTGCTCGGCGATGTTGACGGTCAGCACCGGAACGTCGGACATCGTCACGACCTTCTGTGAGACGCTCCCGAGCATGTTCCGCTGGTAGTCGGCCCCGTGGGTCCCCATCACGATGAGGTCGATCCCCGCGTCGTCCGCGTACGCGAGCACCTCGTCGGCGGGGTTGCCCTTCCGGATCTCCGTCCGGACGGTGAGCCCCTCGCGTTCGAGCTGCCCCGCCACCGACGTGGTGGCGGTCTCGCCTTCCGCCCGGAGTTCGTCGGCGACGTCGGCTTTCATGCCGTCCTGTAGGGTCAGGAACGACCGATCGTCGATAACGTACAGCACGTGGACCGTCGCGTCACGCCCCGCCGCGATGTCGGCCGCGTGTTCGACGACCGCGTCCATCGACTCGCTCCCGTCCGTCGGGACCAGGATGTCCTCGTACATCGTCAACGGTCGCTTCTGCGCGTACACCTTCACGCTTTTCGGTTCCACGCTCGCTCCCCGTCAGTGTGTCAGGAGGAGCAACTGCTCGGCCGTCCGCGCGAGACAGAACGGGGAATCGGGTGGATTTCCGAAGGTGACCCGGTCGTCGTCGGAGACGAAGAGTCGTTCGAACGGCCGGCCACAGGCCGGACACGCCAGGCCTTCCCGGTTCTCCAGATACATCGACGAGCCGTCCTGCGTGTGGAGTTTCAGACTCGACCGGTAGTCGTGGACGTCGAAGCCACCGGACAGGTCGAGGGCGTCGGCCATGTCTCCCGGGGGAACGGCCCGCTTAAAGACCTTTCCGGCCCCTACTCGATCGTGTTCCGGAGCGTGCCGACACCCTCGTAGGTGATCTCGATCGTGTCGCCACGTTCCAGGAGCCCGGGGTTGGCCGGACTGCCGAACGAGATCACGTCACCCGGGCGGAAGGTGTATCGCTCCGAGAGGAAGGCGACGATCTCCGGCGGCGAGAAGAGCATCTCGTCGGTGGTCGCCGACTGTCGCCGTTCGCCCGAGATGACCGTCTCCATCGCCATTCCGTCGGGGGTCACGTCCGTCTCGATCCACGGCCCCAGCGGCGCCGACCCGTCGAAGGCCTTGCGGGCCGTCCGGCGGTCCTGATCGTACGCGTCGAGGTCGTTGAGGACGGTGTACCCTCGGAGGTGGTCCGCGACTTCGTCGACACCGACGTCGTGGCATCGCTCGTCGATCACCGCCGCGAGTTCGCCCGCGTAGGTGAACGAACTCACCCAGTCGGGATACTCGACGGGCTGGGCGGGCGGGTGCAGCGCGTGCGGTGGCTTGACGAACCAGTCCGGGCGGTCGGGCAAGTCGCCCTCGCCCATCTGGCTGATCTTCGCGCCGAAGTTCCGGCCCGTACAGAAGATGGCCGCCGGATCACAGGGCGCCATGAGGTGTCCGTCGTCGCCGACGACGTAGGTGTCGCCGTCGGCGTGGACGACGCCGTCGTCGTATTCGCCGGTGAGCGGACCCCTGGGGGTGGAGATGCGCGCCAGTCGCATGGGCCGACGACGACCCCCGGCGGGCTATCGGTTTCGGTTCAGGCCAACTGCGCGAACGCGAGCGTCCCGCTGATGTTCTCGATGTACGCCTCGACGACCTGGCCCTCTTGCGCGCCGGGAACGAAGACGGTGTACTTGCCGCGTTCGGCGACGCCGTCGCCCTTTCGGCCGGTGCCCGTGATCTGGAACTGGTAGGTCTTGCCCTCCTCCAGGGTCGGCTGGTCGGCGTTCGAACTCTGTTTCGGCCGCTTGGCGACCGGACGGAACGCCCCACAGGCCGTACAGCGGAGCATGTCGACGCCGTCCTCGCGGACGAGGTTGGTGTCCGGAAGCCCACACTCCGTACACGTCACGTACTCCGTGACGTAGGCGTCGATGGCGGCGTCGAACTCGTCGGCGGTGAACGAGCCGTTGTATCGCGCGCGGTCCCCGTCGAACTGCCCGTTGGTCCCGAGTTCCCGCTGGATCGACCGGTGGAGATGTTCGGGCTCTCGGTCCAGCGCGTCGGCGATGTCGCCGAGATTCGTCAGCCGGGTGAAGGCCCCGTCGGTCTGTCCGACCGGATCGGGCACCTGCAGGCGGTCGCCCGCCTCGCGCGTTCGCTCCGGCAGCGTGTCGTAGGCACGGTCGAGCGCAGAATCGTAGTTCATGGAGACGAAAGGACGCCGCGTCCTAAATCCGTTCCGTGAGCCGCGCTCACACGCCCCGCCTTTCGCTCAGAACGTCTCGGCGGCGAGCGCCGTCGCGGCCTCCGCGTCCAGCGGCCCCCGCTCTGCCAGCAGATCGAGCAGTCGAGATACCCGGTCGTCGGTCGGGTCGACCCCCGCCCGTTCGAGGAGGGCGCGGGCGCTCCCGCGGCCGCTCCCCGCCCCGAAGACGAGACGTCGCTCGCCGCCGAACGTGGCGGGGTCGAACGGTTCGAACGTGCCCGGATCGCGGAGCATCGCCGCGGTGTGGATGCCCGACTCGTGGGTCGTCACCGCCTCGCCGAGGACGGGCGTCCGCGGATCGACCGACTCGTCGAGCGCGTTGAGGACCGCCCGACACGCCGGGAGCAGCGACTCGCGGTCGACGGCCACCGCGCCGTCCCCGTCGACGGCGTCGGCCACCACCACCCGTTCGAGCGCCGCGTTGCCCGCCCGTTCGCCGAGGGCGGCGACGCTCACGTCCGCCGTCGTCGCGCCCGCGCCGGCCGCCGCCAGCGTGTTCGCCGTCGCCACCCCGAGGTCGTCGTGGAAGTGGACGCCCAGTCGGTCGCCGTCGACGCCCCGATCCAACAGATCCTCGACGTGGTCACGCACCCGGTCGGGCGTCCGTGCGCCCACCGTGTCGGCCACGGTGATCGTCGGGACCGCGGGGAAGGCGTCGAAGACGTCGGCGAGGTGGTCGGGGTCGGTCCGGAAGCCGTCGACGAGCGTGAGGTGGACCCCCGCCCCGCCCTCGCGGGCGCGGTCGAGCGCCTCGCCAGCCATCGACAGCGCCGCCTCGCGGTCCGTCCCGAGGACGTGTTCGAGGTGACGGTCGGACGTGGGGACGAACACCTCGATCACGTCCGCCTCGGCGTCGAGGGCGGCCGCCACGTCGCCGGTCGTGGCGCGAGCGATGCCGACGACGTCGGCGTCCAGGTCGTCGTCGCCGGCGAGTCGGCGGATCGCCTCGCGGTCCGTCTCGCCGACGGCCGGAAAGCCCGCCTGCACGGCGTCGACGCCGAGTCGGTCGAGTGCTCGCCCGGCCGCGATCCGGCTCTCGACGTCGTAGTTCCGTCCGGGCATCTGTGTCCCCTCGCGGATCGTCACGTCGCGGAGCGTAACCGCCATCAGATCACGCCCGCGTCACGGAGGCGGTCGTACTCGGCCTCGTCGAGGCCCACGTCTTCCAGATACACCTCGTCGTTGTGCTGACCGTGTCGCGGCCCGGCGTGGTCGACGGTCCCCGGCGTCCGGGAGAAGCGCGGGACCGGCGCCGCGGTCTTCAGGCTCCCGAGGTCCGGATCCTCCACCTCGACGATGTCGTTTCGGGCCGCGTACTGTTCGTCCTCGAAGATGTCGGCCATGTCGTAGACGGGGCCGACGATGGCATCGGCGGCCTCCATCTCCGCCATCGCCTCCTCGGTGGTGCGCTCTCGTGTCCACGACTCGATAATTCCGTCGAGTTCGTCGGCGTGTTCGACGCGGCGTTCGTTGTCGGCGAACCGCGGGTCGTCGACGAGGTCCGGACGGCCGATGGCGTCGGCGACGTTCTCGAAGATGGACTGGGCCGAGGCCGACAGGGTCAGGTAGCCGTCGGCCGTCTCGTAGACGTTCCGCGGCGCCGCGTTCTCGTGGTGGTTGCCGATCCGCTCGCGCACCTCCCCCAGTCGGTCGTAAGCCTCGACCTCCGAGAGAAAGAGCCGGAAGAGCGGTTCGTAGAGGCTCATGTCGATCACCTGGCCTTCGCCGCTCCCGCCACGCCCCACGTCGCGTTCGAAGACGGCGAACATGACACCCTGCACCGCGAAGGTCGCGGCGGTGAGATCCGCGAGGCTGATCGGCGGCAGGAGGGGTTTGCTGTCGGGGAAGCCGTTGACGTGTGCCCAGTTCGTGATGCCCTCGGCGACGGTTCCGAACCCGGGTTTCTCCGCCCGCGGTCCCGTCTGCCCGTACCCCGACTGTCGGACGACGATCAGTCCCGGGTTCTCCTTGCGGAGACGCTCGGGACCCAGCCCCCAGCGCTCCATCGTCCCCGGGCGGAAGTTCTCGAAGAGGACGTCCGCGTCCGCGATCAGATCGAGGAGGAGGGCACTCCCCTCCGGGGTGCTCAGATCTAGCGTGACACACCGCTTGTTCCGGCCGATCGACTTCCACCACAGCGACACGCCCCGGTCGTCCGAGGAGCGTGGCTCCTCGCCCGCGTCGTAGGGCGGCCACTCCCGGAGCGGATCGCTCTCGTCGGGATGTTCGACCTTGATGACGTCGGCGCCGAAGTCGGCCAACTGCGTCGTGGCGAACCCGCCGGCGATCATGTCCGAGCAGTCGACCACCCGCAGGCCATCGAGCGGTCCGTCCCGTTCGCGTGCGGTCGTCATGGACGGTCGGTGCCCGCCCGTCGGCATAAGCGGTGCGCTCCTCCCCACCGATCACGACCACGGCCACCCGTCCCGTCGAACCCGTCGGCCGCCGAGTTCGAGGACACAGAGGATCGCGAGGCCGACCAGCGCGCCCGGAACGACCGCGAGCGTCCAGAGCAGGAGCAGGAAGACGGCACTGGCCTCGCCCCCGACCCGGAGAACGGTGTAGACACAGAACCAACTGATCCCGCACAGCCAGGCGACGGGCGTCCACAGCCCACGACTCGCGTGGAGGTACAGCGGCACGCCGCCCTGGACCGCGAGAACGAGCGTCGCGCTCCCGACGACCGCGAACGCGACGAGCGGCGAGTCGCTCGGGTCGACAGCGAACCGCCAGAACAGGAAGCGAACACCCGCCCACAGGAGCAGGACCCCGATCGCGTACGTCGCCCCGCCGCGGAGCGCGAGCGTGCGGCCGTTCGACCGCCGCAACCGACCGACGATCGCCACGCCGGTGACGACGGCGGCCACGGCCGTCGCGACCGCTCCCGTCAGGAGGGGACCGCCGAGCGCGTGATGCGGGGTTCCGGCCACGCTCGGATGTCGTCGCCGCTGCCACCTAAAACGTCGCGGCCGGCAGTATATGTGGGTGTGGCACGTACCCACAGTGACATGGCCATCGCCCGCCACGGGTCCGGCCCGCGCGCGACCCTCGGCGCCGTCGCCTCGCAGGTTCACCCCGTGTTCATGGCTCCGCCGCTCGCCGCCTCGGGGTTCGGCGCCGTCCTCGGTGGGGTCGTCTCGCCGCGGCTGGCCTTCCTCCACCTCGGCGTCGCCTTCGCCGCGCTCTACACCGCCCACGTCAAGGACGGCCTCGTCGACTTCCACCGCCGCGGCGAGGACGACGACCACCCGCTGACCCGGCGGGGGTGTCACCTGACGCTCGCCGGATCGACGACGCTGTTTTTCGCCGGTCTCGCCGCCCTCTCGGTCCTCGTCGACCCCGTCGCCGCCCTCCTCGCCCTCCCGGGATGGCTGGTCGCGGTCTTCCACGCGCCGCAACTGGATACGAACCCCGTCGGCGCCACCCTCGGCTACCCCGCCGGCATCGGCTTTGCCCTCCTCGGTGGCTACTACGTCCAGACGCGGACGCTCTCCGCGGCCGTCCTCGCGTTCGCCGTCGTCTTCGTCGTCGTCCTCGCCGGGATCAAGGTGATCGACGACGCGACCGACTACGACTACGACCGCTCGGTCGACAAGCGGACCGTGGCGGTCGTGCTCGGCCGTGACGGGGCCCGGAGACTCGCGGCCGCCCTCATGGGTGCGGGAATGGCCGCCGTCCTCGCGCTCTCGGCCACCGGCGTCGTCCCGCGTGGCTCGGCGCTCGCGACGGTTCCTTTCGTCGCTGTCGCCCTCGTCGCCCGCCGGGCCGACGCCGAACTCGCGACGATGTTGCTGGTTCGGGCGTCCTATCTCTTTTTCGCCCTGCTCGTCGCCGCCGTCTGGGTCCGGCCGCTCTCCGGGGTTTCGTCCCCCGACATCACCGTCCTCGGTCCGTACACATACCTCGCGACCGAACTGCTGTGGGGGACGGTCGCCGTCGCGTTGGTGGTTCGAGCGGGCGCGGTCCGGGCCGCAGTACGGACGACGCTCGTGCTGTACCCCTTCGCCTACGTCTGGGACTGGTATACCCTGACAGTCGGCGTGTTCGCGATTCCGATGCGGACCGGGATCGATCTGCTCGGGATCCCGGTGGAGGAACACCTGTTCATGTTGATCGTGCCGACGATGGTCGTCGGTGTTCACGAGACGCTGTGCGGGCTGGACGACTAGTCCCGCGTCGTGCCGGGAGCCGCCACCGCAGTCCACCGTTTGCTTCCTCGAGTCGCTCGCGACCGCTCGTCGCAAACGCTGGAGGGAAACACCTACTGGCTCGCTACGCTCGCCGGCAGTCCTACGGACGGCTGTAGGTCATCACGGAGCGACCGCACGGAACTGTGCGGTCGTTCCGGTGTACAGCTACAGCACGTCCGTATCAGTCCCGCTTCGCGCCGGGGTCCGTCACCGCACCGTTGGCCGCCGAACCGAACATCGTCCCGTACTTCGCCAGCACGCCGGACGTGTAGGCCGGGTCGGGGTCGTAGCCCTCGAGCCGCGCCGCCAGTTCGTCGTCGGAGAGGTCGACCGAGAGTTCGAGATCGTCGATGTCGATGGTCACCACGTCGCCGTCTTCGAGCGCGGCGATGGGCCCGCCGACGAACGCCTCGGGCGCGACGTGGCCGATCGAGAAGCCACGCGTCGCCCCGGAGAACCGACCGTCGGTAAAGAGCGCGACGTCCTCGGCGTGGCCCTGCCCGGCGACGGCGGAGGTGACGCCGAGCATCTCGCGCATCCCGGGGCCGCCGCGCGGTCCCTCGTTCCGGATGCAGATGACGTCCCCGGACTCGACGTGACCCTCCTGGACGTACTCCATGGCGTTTTTCTCCTCTTCGAACACCCGCACCGGCCCCTCGTGGTGGAGGTGGTCCTCGCCGGTGATCTTGATGACCGCGCCCTCGGGGGCGAGGTTGCCGGTGAGGATGCGGATGGCGCCACGCTCGTGGATCGGATCGTCGACGGTGTGCAGGAAGTCGACGTCCAGATCCGCGACGGCGGGCGGGTCGTACCGGTCGAGGGCTTCGGCCACCGTCTCGCCCGTCACGGTGAGGGCGTCGCCGTGGAGCAGGTCGGCCTCCAGCAGTTCCCGCAGGACGACCGGCACGCCGCCCACCTCGTGGAGGTCGTTCATCACCCGCTCGCCGCCGGGCTGGAGGTTGGCGATCTTGGGCGTCCGGGCGCTGATGCGGTTGAAGTCCTCGATGTCGAGGTCGATCCCGGCCTCGGCCGCCATCGCCAGCAGGTGGAGGACGGCGTTGGTCGAGCCACCCACCGCGACCTGGAGCGCGATGGCGTTCTCGAAGGATTCCGTCGAGAGGAAATCGGAGGGCTTGCGCCGTTCCTCGATCACGTCGACGACGAGTTCGCCAGTCTCGCGGGCCACCTCGTAGCGCGATTCGTCCTCCGCCGGGGGCGAGGCGGACCCGAGCGGCGCGAAGCCGATGGCCTCGCTGATCGACGCCATCGTGTTGGCGGTGAACATCCCGCCACAGGAGCCCGCACCGGGACAGGCGTTCCGTTCGAGCGTGTCGAGTTCGTCGTCGGACATCTCGCCGTCGGCGACGGCGCCGACACCCTCGAAGACGTTCTGGATGGTGACCTCCCGCCCCTCGTGTTCGCCGGGCATGATCGACCCGCCGTAGAGGAACACGGAGGGCAGGTCGGTCCGGATGGCGGCCATCATCATGCCGGGCATGTTCTTGTCACAGCCACCGACCGTGACGAGGGCGTCCATGCGCTCGCCGAAGGAGACGAGTTCGACCGAGTCCGCGATGACCTCGCGGGAGATCAGCGAGGATTTCATGCCCTCGGTTCCCATCGAGATGGCGTCGGAGATGGTGATCGTGCCGAACTCGATCGGCATGCCGCCCGCCTCGTCGATGCCCTCGATGGCCGATTCGGCCACCTCGTCGAGGTGGACGTTACAGGGCGTGACGTCCGCGGCGGGGTTGGGAACGCCGACCATCGGCGATTCGAGGTCCTCGTCGGTAAAGCCCATCGCGCGGAACATCGACCGGTGCGGGGCGCGGTCCCGTCCCTCGGTCACTTCGCTGCTCCGGAGTTCGGGGTCCTTGCTCCCGGCGTAGGGTTCCTCTCGCTCTGGTTCCTGTTGACTCATGTCCCGATCCTACTCGCCCGGGGTCTTAAACCCTGACGTCGCCGGCCGGTCACCCTTCGTCCCGACTCGCCAGCCCCGAGAGGTGGCCGGCCTCGGGGACGACGATCTCCTCGGCGCCGAGCAGTGCCGCGTTCTCGCTGCCCGGCAGACAGAACACCGGCGTCCCGTCGGCGATTCCCGCGACGGCCCGCGTCCCCACGACTTTCGTCCCGATTTCGTCGTAGGAGAGGCGCCGGAACAGTTCGCCGAAGCCCGGCAACGACTTCCCGAACAGCGGCCGGGCCGCCTCGACGGTCACGTCGTCCGGCGTCACGCCTGTCCCGCCGGTACTCACGACGACGTCGACGTCCCCCCGTCCCGCGAGGTTCGAAAGCGTCGCCTGAACGCGGTCGTAGTCGTCGGGGATGAGTTCCCGAGTGACGACCTCGTGGCCCGCGTCGGTGAACGCCGCGGCGATGGTGTCGCCCGCCGGGTCGTCGTCGAGCGTCCGCGATGTGGAGACGGTCATGACGGCGGCACCGAGCGTCTCGACGTCGTGGTGGTGGTGGGCGTGGTCCCCGTGGTGTTCGTGGCCCTCGCCCCCGTGGTCGTGTTCGCGGTCCTCGCCCTCGTGGTGGTGATCGTCGGCCATACGCGAGCGTTCGGGAGCCGTCCACTAAAGCCGTCCCCGATCCCTCGCCGGATCGCATCGGACGAGTAACACCTTTGGAACCCCGTGCCGTAGTCACGCGTATGGTCGACGACGCCACCACGACCCGCGTGACGTGTTACGAATGTGGCTTCACGGCCCCGCCCGGGAGCGACGACTGGGAGACGGCGACGCATCCCTCGCTCGGCACGCTCACGTCCTGTCCCGAGTGCGGGAGCACCAACACGACGAGCGGGTAGGCCGGTCGAACCACAGCGTTTTGTCCGTCGCCGTGGTTCGATCGGACATGCAAGCGGTCCACTTCGCGGAACACGGCGATGCCGGCGTCATCGAGTACGGCGAGGTCCCCGACCCCGAGGTCGACCGGGGAGAGGTGCGCGTCGACGTGAAGGCGGGGGCGCTCAACCACCTCGACGTGTGGACACGCCAGGGGCTCCCCGGTATCGATCTGGCGATGCCCCACGTTCCGGGGAGCGACGCGGCGGGCGTCGTCCGCGAGGTGGGTGCGGACGTGACCCGCTTTTCGCCGGGCGATCGCGTCGCCGTGACGGCCGGCGTCGCCTGCGGTGACTGCGAGTTCTGCCGTCACGGCGATCCCTCCATGTGCGTCTCCTTTCACATCATCGGCGAACACGTCCCCGGCGTTCACGCCGAGGAGATCGCGGTCCCCGAGGCCAACCTCGTTCCCGTCCCCGAGGGCGTCGACTGGACGGTCGCGGGGTCGGCCTCGCTCGTGTTCGGCACCGCGTGGCGGATGCTGGTCGACCGCGCCGACATCGACCCCGGCGAGTCCGTCCTCGTCCTCGGCGCCTCCGGCGGCGTCGGGCACGCGGCCGTCCAGATCGCCGCCGACGCCGGTGCCGACGTGTTCGCCACCGCCAGCACCGAGGACAAACTCGCGGCCGCGGCCGAACTCGGCGCCGCCCACACCATCGACTACGAACGCGAGGACTTCGCGAGCGAGATCCGCTCGCTGACCGACGGCCGCGGCGTCGACGTCGTCGTCGATCACGTCGGCGCCGCGACCTGGGGGGACTCCCTGCGGAGTCTCGCGAAGGGCGGCCGCCTCGTCACCTGCGGGGCCACCACCGGCCCGAACCCGGAGACGGACATCAACCGCATCTTCTGGAACCAACTGGAGGTGATCGGATCGACGATGGCCACGCCCGGCCAGGTCGACGACGTCCTCGAACGCGTCTGGGACGGCACCTTCGAGCCACGGATCCGCGAGGTGCTCCCGATGAGCGAGGCCGGCCGCGCTCACCGACTCCTGGAGGACCGCGAGGGGTTCGGCAAAGTCGTGGTCGTTCCCGACAGTGAGCGCTGAGGACGACGCCGGTCCGGTCGTCGACCCCCGGGAGGACACACGGCTCCGCGGGGACGAACCGCCCCCGGACGACGACCCGTCGGATCTCGGCTGGGCGGGGTGGGTGCTGGTCGGCGCCGTCGTCCTCGCGGTCCTCGTCGTCCCCGGGTCGGTGTATCTCTGGCCGGCCGGCGGGAGCGTCCTCGGCGCCCACTACCGGACGGCCATGCTCGTCCTGCCGATGGTGCCCGCGGTGCTTCTCGGCCTCGTCGCCGTCTGGTCGATGAAGAATCGGCGCTGACTGTGGGCGGTTCGTGATAAGTCCTGCCGACAAGACTTATACCATGTCGTGTGGTAACGATTCACGAATCGCATGTTCGAAGAGTTCTCCGCCGGCTACTACCTGGGACGGCTGTACGTCCAGCCGCACGACGGCGACCACGCCGTCATCCACCGGACGGATCACGAACGGATGAACGAACGCCTCTACACCACCGGCGAGGGCGTCGAGCGACTCGACGCCCCGCTCGTGATGAAACTCGACGGGAAACACTTCCCGGTCCTCGGGGAGGAGGGCGTCCCCTCCGGGACGCTCGGACTCCCGCCGAGCGTGACCGAGACCGACCTCCCGGACCGGTGTGAGGTGTTCCTCGCCAAACCCGACCGCGCCGCCGAACTCCTTCGGTATGCGGGGTACGGCTCCGACGGCGTGACCGACGAAGCCGTCTGACGCCCCCGGCCGCTCGGCCGCAGGGTAGAAGGCCCTCCCGACCGCTCGTGTGTCCATGCTCGACTCGTTGCTCGGGCGGGCCGAACTGAAGGCGCGCATCGAGGAACTCGAAGAGGAAAAGCGGCATCTCGAACGCCGACTCGACGCCGAGAGCGAGCGCCGGGCCGACGCCGTGACCGCCCGACAGGCGGCCGAGGAGCGGGTAAACCGGCTCGAAGATCGGGTCGCGGATCTGGAGGGACGACTCGACGGCGACGACGACGGGGCGCCCGCCGTCACGCCCCGGGAGACCGCCGACCTGCGCGGCGACCGTCTGGCGGCGGTGCTCGCCCGTCTCCGGAGCGTCGAAACCGGTCCCGAGGGCGCGCTGACCGCGATGGTGGCCGACGCCGAGGGCGACCGGTCCCGTCGTCGGACGTCGAGTGGCGCGCCCTCCGGCGTTCCCGACGCCGTCGCTGACGTTCTCGGCGACCGGGCACCGCTCGTCGACGCGGCCGCTCCCTGTCTCGTCTGTGCCGACGACGCCGGCCTCGTGAGCGTCGCCCTCGCCCCGCCGCTCGCGCCCGA
This window encodes:
- a CDS encoding MogA/MoaB family molybdenum cofactor biosynthesis protein, with amino-acid sequence MADDHHHEGEDREHDHGGEGHEHHGDHAHHHHDVETLGAAVMTVSTSRTLDDDPAGDTIAAAFTDAGHEVVTRELIPDDYDRVQATLSNLAGRGDVDVVVSTGGTGVTPDDVTVEAARPLFGKSLPGFGELFRRLSYDEIGTKVVGTRAVAGIADGTPVFCLPGSENAALLGAEEIVVPEAGHLSGLASRDEG
- a CDS encoding zinc-binding dehydrogenase, translating into MQAVHFAEHGDAGVIEYGEVPDPEVDRGEVRVDVKAGALNHLDVWTRQGLPGIDLAMPHVPGSDAAGVVREVGADVTRFSPGDRVAVTAGVACGDCEFCRHGDPSMCVSFHIIGEHVPGVHAEEIAVPEANLVPVPEGVDWTVAGSASLVFGTAWRMLVDRADIDPGESVLVLGASGGVGHAAVQIAADAGADVFATASTEDKLAAAAELGAAHTIDYEREDFASEIRSLTDGRGVDVVVDHVGAATWGDSLRSLAKGGRLVTCGATTGPNPETDINRIFWNQLEVIGSTMATPGQVDDVLERVWDGTFEPRIREVLPMSEAGRAHRLLEDREGFGKVVVVPDSER
- a CDS encoding DUF5802 family protein translates to MFEEFSAGYYLGRLYVQPHDGDHAVIHRTDHERMNERLYTTGEGVERLDAPLVMKLDGKHFPVLGEEGVPSGTLGLPPSVTETDLPDRCEVFLAKPDRAAELLRYAGYGSDGVTDEAV
- a CDS encoding Vms1/Ankzf1 family peptidyl-tRNA hydrolase, giving the protein MLDSLLGRAELKARIEELEEEKRHLERRLDAESERRADAVTARQAAEERVNRLEDRVADLEGRLDGDDDGAPAVTPRETADLRGDRLAAVLARLRSVETGPEGALTAMVADAEGDRSRRRTSSGAPSGVPDAVADVLGDRAPLVDAAAPCLVCADDAGLVSVALAPPLAPDPFVEWGEAFRLDPDWFHPSDGLTVALVRSDLFAVGRYVDGVLADVETVETDVKGRHSKGGFSQARFERRRDEQVAAHLDDCRAVLDARNPDRLVLLGERTVLDELAYDTVATAPVDATGDPETALHDAADDFFTTRLTLL